One genomic window of Ficedula albicollis isolate OC2 chromosome 18, FicAlb1.5, whole genome shotgun sequence includes the following:
- the CEP131 gene encoding centrosomal protein of 131 kDa isoform X7, whose amino-acid sequence MKSTRSCCSVQSSDVADLMLTGLPVPVARRPGSASPAKLVARSVSVAADGKAKRNAPEDAGSRAMNNLRRSNSTTQVNQRVNSSHSSEQTADFLAFFEGDPGGRRKLATLSKTSPEKKTTWNILDDQPRAFPGPSGSHGLEPPTGMRRKEATVLLAANFTANNRSNKGAMGNCVTTMVHNNYSTAEKGPAPKSSNQAPSSLNNVVKATSNEDGEGSSSFVKSQKNFSSNNIMTHNNNSSSSSSGSSAPRRREVTEEEAERFIQQVNLAAVTIQRWYRRHSQRHRTAAAALGRLMAAKREERQQRMEEGNILDLQERKDEERRKIREEKARLARHAAIQELQQKRAQKASEKRSPEELVLVKESRRGPKKKPGAKPASARNVSPAGSLTKANNAEANSPLAAGEPEGSSLGALGSVPSQDPGAEDKLQDVSSREMGNEDLETAVAAGSRPQSKVTLNELLDTLRLLEEEPELLPPPKLLKKDRYAWMDREPSSNSLTADNLEKFGKLNHPPGVPEDGALLSEAKLQSIISFLDEMEKSEQERPRSAASATQREGFLLEEELAHVEQVSAVATEVTSSMMRLKLEVEEKKRAISLLQTALTQQRELTDRHVKQTEKELSQQLRLQREQYEAAIQRHLAFIDQLLDDKKVLSEKCEAVVAELKQVDQKYGQKITQMQEQHELVWRTLGPFCEEIKKLKELMSATEKVRREKWIEEKTKKIKEITVKGLEPEIQKLLAKHREDIRQLKLLHEAELLQSDERAAQHYGRQAQELRGLLEREREEQSQRERERVRQRCEQQLEQEEQALELQRRRLYAEVAEEKERLSQQAARQRAEAEELRQQLEANSSALSRALRDKYTKEKEEQERQHQAELKVLKDQLELEKQAWEANYVKKEEAWLLSRERELREEMRKERDKEIELVIQRLEADTSLAKEECERAAENRIKRIRDKYEVELQELERSERKLQERCNELKGRLAELEGESIRLQGLLKHKEQEVEEIRKECADRLLGTEEENARLKAEMAELRARQHLELDRLLQEKDRELEEVHRR is encoded by the exons ATGAAGAGCAcccggagctgctgctctgtgcagagctccGACGTCGCAGACCTGATGCTGACGGGGCTCCCGGTGCCGGTGGCGCGGCGCCCCGGCAGCGCCTCTCCCGCCAAGCTCGTGGCGCGCTCCGTGTCCGTGGCTGCCGACGGCAAAGCCAAGAGGAACGCCCCG GAAGATGCGGGATCCCGGGCCATGAACAACCTGCGCAGGTCCAACAGCACCACCCAGGTGAACCAGCGGGTGAACAGCTCACACAG CTCGGAGCAGACAGCAGACTTCCTGGCCTTCTTTGAGGGCGAtccaggaggaaggaggaaactGGCAACTCTGAGCAAAACCTCCCcggaaaagaaaaccacatgGAATATCTTG GATGACCAGCCCCGGGCGTTCCCAGGCCCCTCTGGCTCCCACGGCCTCGAGCCGCCCACGGGCATGAGGAGGAAGGAAGCCACggtgctcctggctgccaaCTTCACTGCCAACAACAG GAGCAACAAGGGCGCAATGGGCAACTGCGTCACCACCATGGTGCACAACAACTACTCCACTGCTGAGAAGGGCCCTGCTCCCAAGAGCTCCAACCAGGCTCCCAGTTCCCTCAA CAATGTCGTCAAAGCGACCTCCAACGAGGAcggggagggcagcagcagctttgtgaaGTCTCAGAAGAATTTCTCCAGCAACAACATCATGAcccacaacaacaacagcagcagcagcagcagcggcagcagcgcTCCCCGGAGGAGGGAGGTGACCgaggaggaggctgagag gttCATCCAGCAGGTGAACCTGGCTGCTGTCACCATCCAGCGCTGGTACCGGCGCCACTCGCAGCGGCACAGGACGGCGGCTGCCGCTCTGGGGCGCCTGATGGCTGCCAAGAGGGAG gaaaggcagcagcGGATGGAGGAGGGGAATATCCTGGAtttgcaggagaggaaggacGAGGAACGCCGGAAGATCCGGGAGGAGAAGGCGCGGCTGGCCCGGCACGCTGCCATCCAG gagctgcagcagaaaagggCCCAAAAGGCCTCGGAGAAACGCTCTCCAGAAGAGCTGGTGCTGgtgaaggagagcaggagggggcCCAAGAAGAAGCCTGGTGCCAAACCTGCCTCAGCCAGGAATGTCAGCCCGGCCGGCAGCCTCACCAAAGCCAACAACGCCG AGGCCAATTCccccctggcagctggggagccTGAAGGAAGCAGCCTGGGAGCTCTTGGCTCTGTGCCCTCGCAGGACCCTGGGGCAGAGGACAAACTGCAG GATGTGAGCTCCAGGGAGATGGGTAATGAGGACCTGGagacagcagtggctgctggcagcaggccTCAGTCCAAGGTCACGCTCAATGAGCTGCTGGACACACTCcggctgctggaggaggagccagagctgctgcccccaCCCAAGCTCCTCAAGAAGGACAGATATGCCTGGATGGACAGG gagcccagctccAACTCCCTGACTGCTGACAACTTGGAGAAGTTTGGGAAGCTGAACCACCCGCCAGGGGTCCCTGAGgatggggctctgctctcagaggcCAAGCTCCAAAGCATCATCAGTTTCCTGGATGAGATGGAGAAGTCAGAGCAGGAGAGGCCCAGGTCTGCTGCCTCAGCCACGCAGCGGGAG ggcttCCTTTTGGAAGAGGAGCTGGCTCACGTGGAGCAGGTGTCGGCTGTTGCCACGGAGGTGACAAGCTCCATGATGAGGCTGAAGCTGGAAgtggaggagaagaagagagcCATCAGCCTGCTGCAGACTGCTCTG acTCAGCAGCGGGAGCTGACCGACCGACACGTCAAACAGACCGAGAaggagctcagccagcagctcaggctgcagagggagcagtaTGAGGCAGCTATCCAGAGGCACCTGGCCTTCATTGACCAG ctcctcgATGACAAGAAGGTGCTGAGTGAGAAGTGTGAGGCCGTGGTGGCAGAGCTGAAACAAGTGGACCAGAAGTACGGCCAGAAGATCACCcagatgcaggagcagcacgagctg gTCTGGCGCACTTTGGGCCCCTTTTGTGAG GAGATTAAGAAACTGAAGGAGCTCATGAGCGCAACTGAGAAAGTCCGGCGGGAGAAGTGGATTGAGGAGAAAACCAAAAAGATCAAAGAAATCACGGTGAAAG ggctggagccggAGATCCAGAAGCTCTTGGCCAAGCACCGCGAGGACATCCggcagctgaagctgctgcacgAGGCCGAGCTGCTGCAGTCGGACGAGCGGGCGGCGCAGCACTACGGGCGGCAGGCGCAGGAGCTGCgggggctgctggagagggagagggaggagcagagccagcgggagcgggagcgggtCCGGCAGAG gtgtgagcagcagctggagcaggaggagcaggcactggagctgcagcggCGCCGGCTCTATGCCGAGGTGGCCGAGGAGAAGGAGAGGCTGAGCCAGCAAGCAGCCAG gcagcgagcagaggcagaggagctgcggcagcagctggaggccaACAGCTCGGCCCTCAGCCGGGCACTGCGGGACAAGTACAccaaggagaaggaggagcaggagaggcagcaccaG GCAGAACTGAAGGTGCTGAAGgaccagctggagctggagaagcaggCCTGGGAGGCCAACTATGTGAAGAAGGAG GAAGCCTGGCTGCTGTCTCGGGAGCGGGAGCTGCGGGAGGAgatgaggaaggagagggacAAAGAGATCGAGCTGGTGATCCAGCGCCTGGAGGCCGACACGTCCTTGGCCAAGGAGGAGTGCGAGAGGGCAGCGGAGAACAG GATCAAGAGGATCCGAGACAAGTACGaggtggagctgcaggagctggagcgGTCGGAGCGGAAGCTGCAGGAGCGCTGCAACGAGCTCAAGGGGCGGCTGGCCGAGCTGGAAGGGGAGAGCATCCGGCTGCAGGGCCTGCTCAAGCacaaggagcaggaggtggaggAGATCAGGAAG GAATGTGCAGACAGGCTGCTGGGGACCGAGGAGGAGAACGCGCGGCTGAAGGCAGAGATGGCGGAGCTGAGGGCcaggcagcacctggagctggacaggctgctgcaggagaaggaccgggagctggaggaggtgcACAGGAGGTGA